The proteins below come from a single Chryseobacterium capnotolerans genomic window:
- a CDS encoding 4'-phosphopantetheinyl transferase family protein, producing the protein MIILHTFISESRHEYFLEKYLKTFPEDFRKDILKYRRWEDAQLSLLGRVLLQLGLKFHYLINDAEILRSADNKPYLKDSHLHFNISHSKELVVCAIAEFPIGIDIEFIDPKINYLDFQYQMTEQEFLKIDCSEDRINAFFSYWTQKEAVMKAHGGGMMIPLDSFEIINGECEIDSIKFFTKDIFIDKNYQSSIASYDKTLKNVVPHFLIPKV; encoded by the coding sequence ATGATTATCCTACATACATTTATCAGTGAATCAAGACATGAATATTTTTTAGAAAAGTATTTAAAGACTTTTCCCGAAGATTTCAGAAAGGATATTCTGAAATACAGAAGATGGGAAGATGCACAGCTTTCGCTTTTAGGCAGAGTACTTTTGCAGTTGGGACTAAAATTTCATTATCTGATTAATGATGCAGAGATACTGAGATCAGCAGACAATAAACCTTATTTAAAAGACAGTCATCTTCACTTTAATATCTCTCATTCTAAAGAACTTGTGGTTTGTGCTATTGCAGAATTTCCCATAGGAATTGATATTGAATTTATAGATCCAAAAATTAATTATCTGGACTTTCAATATCAAATGACAGAGCAGGAATTTCTTAAAATTGACTGTTCTGAGGATCGAATTAATGCTTTTTTTTCCTATTGGACCCAAAAAGAAGCGGTGATGAAAGCTCATGGAGGAGGAATGATGATTCCTCTGGATTCTTTTGAAATTATAAATGGTGAGTGTGAAATCGATAGTATAAAATTCTTTACCAAAGATATTTTTATTGACAAAAATTATCAGAGCAGCATAGCTTCATATGATAAAACACTTAAAAATGTGGTACCACATTTTTTGATTCCTAAAGTTTGA
- a CDS encoding superoxide dismutase family protein, with the protein MKVQTLALLAGFAFLAVSCGTTKTYAVNAKSATQTGGTAKFTQQGNEVIMKLNVTNLTPGIHAVHIHEKGDCSAADGTSTGGHWNPSKNDHGKWGAEHFHMGDIGNLVADQNGTAVLTFKTDKWCLGCTDESKNIIGKGLIVHAAADDFHTQPTGNAGGRVGCVEIK; encoded by the coding sequence ATGAAAGTACAAACACTAGCATTATTGGCAGGATTTGCATTTTTGGCTGTTTCATGCGGAACTACAAAAACATACGCCGTAAATGCCAAAAGCGCAACACAAACAGGAGGAACAGCTAAGTTTACCCAACAGGGAAATGAGGTAATCATGAAACTGAATGTAACGAATCTTACTCCTGGAATCCATGCAGTACACATTCATGAAAAAGGAGATTGCTCTGCAGCAGACGGAACTTCTACGGGCGGACACTGGAACCCATCTAAGAACGATCACGGAAAATGGGGAGCTGAACATTTCCACATGGGAGATATAGGAAATTTGGTAGCTGATCAGAACGGAACTGCCGTTTTAACCTTCAAGACAGATAAATGGTGTCTTGGCTGTACAGATGAATCCAAAAATATCATCGGAAAAGGGCTGATTGTACATGCAGCCGCTGATGATTTCCATACTCAGCCAACCGGGAATGCCGGAGGTAGAGTGGGATGTGTAGAAATTAAGTAA
- a CDS encoding lmo0937 family membrane protein, producing the protein MRSLLWLVAVICIVVWLLGILGIVPGISTGYLIHVLLVIAIIVILYNIITGRKPLD; encoded by the coding sequence ATGAGAAGTCTATTATGGTTAGTTGCAGTCATCTGTATCGTTGTATGGCTGCTGGGAATTTTGGGGATCGTACCTGGAATCAGCACTGGTTACTTAATACATGTTTTGCTTGTTATTGCTATTATTGTTATTCTTTATAACATCATTACTGGAAGAAAACCGCTGGACTAA
- the surE gene encoding 5'/3'-nucleotidase SurE encodes MERPLILVTNDDGITAPGIRNLISFMNEIGEVVVVAPNSPQSGKGHAITINSTLSYEEVTLDGPQTDYSCSGTPVDCVKMALDKILTRRPDIVVSGINHGANSSINVIYSGTMSAAVEAGVEGIPAIGFSLLDFSWEADFTQAKEFIQNIVRRTLENPMPKGIVLNVNIPKLPASEIKGVKVCKQAHAKWEESFDERINPHGKKYYWLTGYFNNMDDSEDADETALANGYISIVPVKFDLTAYEYMKTLEEVMAFDTVKESK; translated from the coding sequence ATGGAAAGACCGCTTATTCTGGTGACTAATGATGATGGAATTACAGCTCCGGGTATCAGAAATTTGATCAGTTTTATGAATGAAATCGGAGAAGTAGTGGTAGTAGCCCCTAATTCTCCCCAAAGTGGTAAAGGCCACGCCATTACCATTAATTCTACGCTTAGCTATGAAGAGGTTACTCTTGATGGACCCCAAACAGATTATTCCTGTAGTGGAACACCTGTAGATTGTGTAAAAATGGCGTTGGATAAAATCCTAACAAGAAGACCTGATATTGTAGTTTCAGGAATTAATCATGGTGCCAATTCATCCATTAATGTAATTTATTCAGGAACAATGTCTGCTGCTGTAGAAGCAGGTGTAGAAGGAATTCCTGCCATTGGATTCTCATTACTGGATTTCAGCTGGGAGGCAGATTTTACTCAGGCTAAAGAGTTTATTCAAAACATTGTACGAAGAACTCTTGAAAACCCAATGCCTAAAGGTATTGTTTTGAATGTGAACATCCCGAAGCTTCCTGCATCGGAGATAAAAGGAGTAAAGGTTTGTAAGCAAGCTCATGCTAAATGGGAGGAAAGTTTTGATGAGAGAATCAACCCACATGGAAAAAAATACTATTGGCTGACGGGTTACTTCAACAATATGGATGATTCTGAAGATGCTGATGAAACAGCTTTGGCTAACGGGTATATATCCATCGTCCCTGTAAAATTTGACCTTACAGCATATGAATACATGAAGACATTGGAGGAAGTAATGGCTTTTGACACGGTAAAAGAGTCTAAATAA
- a CDS encoding radical SAM protein, translated as MPVRNYTYYDYTISLCPECLKRVGAKIIIEDEAVFMTKRCPDHGFFKTKIASDVQYYKNIRNYNKASEMPLHFGTDVEYGCPYDCGLCVDHEQHSCLSIVEVTDRCNLTCPTCYAMSSPHYGSHRSLEEIEAMFDVIVKNEGEPDVVQISGGEPTIHPEFFKIMEIAKSKPIKHLMLNTNGIRIANDPGFAEKLATYAPEFEVYLQFDSFKPDVLEDFRGKDLTSVRMKALEKLNELNLSTTLVIVLQKDKNIDEIGKIIEFALKQKCVRGITFQPVEIAGRNREDSVHEKITLTEVRQEILNQFPLLNADDIIPVPCNPDALAMGYILKIQDEIIPLTRYINPADLLNNESRNTIVYEQDTGLQMQLLDIFSTGISVDKVKPKVNQLLCCLPEVCAPDLDYDNLFRIIIMNFMDAHDFDVRAVKKSCVHIVNKDLKLIPFETMNLFYRDDKKSYLEELRKEDKVLF; from the coding sequence ATGCCAGTAAGAAACTATACGTATTACGATTATACAATCAGTCTTTGTCCCGAATGCCTGAAAAGAGTAGGCGCAAAGATTATTATTGAGGATGAAGCTGTTTTCATGACCAAAAGATGTCCTGACCATGGTTTTTTCAAAACAAAGATTGCTTCGGATGTCCAATATTATAAAAATATAAGAAACTATAATAAAGCTTCGGAAATGCCGCTTCATTTCGGGACAGATGTAGAATATGGATGTCCGTATGATTGTGGGCTTTGTGTAGATCATGAGCAGCACAGCTGTCTTTCCATTGTGGAAGTAACGGATCGTTGTAATCTGACCTGTCCCACCTGCTATGCCATGTCTTCCCCACATTATGGAAGCCACAGAAGTCTGGAGGAAATCGAAGCGATGTTTGATGTGATTGTTAAAAACGAAGGGGAGCCGGATGTTGTTCAGATCAGTGGTGGGGAACCTACCATTCATCCGGAGTTCTTTAAAATTATGGAGATTGCCAAGTCAAAACCTATTAAACATTTAATGTTGAATACCAATGGGATAAGAATTGCCAATGATCCGGGTTTTGCTGAAAAACTGGCCACTTACGCCCCTGAATTTGAAGTTTATCTTCAGTTTGACTCCTTTAAACCTGATGTTTTGGAAGATTTCAGAGGCAAAGATCTTACTTCTGTAAGAATGAAAGCCTTGGAGAAACTCAATGAGCTCAATCTCTCAACCACTTTGGTTATTGTTCTTCAAAAAGATAAAAATATCGATGAGATCGGAAAGATCATAGAATTTGCTTTAAAACAGAAATGTGTTCGGGGAATTACCTTCCAGCCTGTAGAAATTGCAGGAAGGAACAGAGAAGATTCTGTTCATGAAAAAATTACATTAACGGAAGTAAGACAGGAAATTTTGAATCAATTTCCACTCTTGAACGCTGATGATATTATTCCTGTTCCATGTAATCCGGATGCTTTGGCAATGGGATATATTTTAAAAATTCAGGACGAAATCATCCCTTTAACCCGGTATATCAACCCAGCCGATCTTTTGAATAATGAATCAAGAAATACCATTGTTTATGAACAGGATACGGGGCTGCAGATGCAGTTGCTGGATATTTTCAGTACTGGTATTTCTGTAGACAAAGTAAAACCTAAAGTTAATCAGTTACTTTGCTGTCTTCCGGAAGTATGTGCTCCCGATCTGGATTATGATAACCTTTTTAGAATTATTATTATGAACTTCATGGACGCTCATGATTTTGATGTAAGAGCAGTGAAAAAATCCTGTGTTCATATCGTTAATAAAGACCTGAAATTAATTCCGTTTGAAACCATGAATCTTTTCTACCGCGATGATAAGAAAAGCTATCTGGAAGAACTTAGAAAAGAAGATAAAGTATTATTTTAA
- a CDS encoding prolipoprotein diacylglyceryl transferase, with amino-acid sequence MDFPVTFYIFGTTILAHPLFEAVGMFLGMRYYFYLKRKSKEKLPFNTSAAVLIGATAGALLGSKLIGNLENPYTLFENFNFHKFWSSNTIVGGLAFGLLGVELAKKVVSHKESTSDLIVFPLMLAIIIGRIGCFLTGIHEETYGIPTDSVFGMHLGDQYLRHPVALYEIGFLVILWVVLKYIQKHVKYPSGFLFQIFMLSYFTFRFLLDFIKPRIEIIGNLGTIQFVCICVIIYYIYTIKISKPL; translated from the coding sequence ATGGATTTTCCTGTAACTTTTTATATTTTCGGTACAACAATTCTTGCCCATCCTCTCTTTGAGGCAGTTGGAATGTTTCTGGGTATGCGGTATTATTTTTACCTTAAAAGAAAATCTAAAGAGAAGCTGCCTTTTAATACTTCTGCTGCTGTTTTGATTGGGGCAACTGCCGGAGCATTGCTAGGTTCCAAACTCATTGGAAATCTGGAAAATCCTTATACCTTATTTGAAAATTTCAATTTTCATAAATTTTGGTCCAGCAATACCATCGTTGGAGGACTGGCTTTTGGATTATTAGGAGTGGAATTGGCTAAAAAAGTGGTGAGTCACAAAGAAAGTACAAGTGATTTAATTGTTTTTCCCTTAATGCTGGCTATAATTATTGGAAGAATTGGCTGTTTTCTTACAGGAATTCATGAAGAAACTTATGGTATTCCCACAGATTCAGTCTTTGGAATGCATTTGGGAGATCAATATCTCAGACATCCGGTTGCCTTATATGAAATTGGTTTTTTAGTCATTCTCTGGGTAGTTCTTAAATATATTCAGAAGCATGTAAAATATCCTTCCGGGTTTCTTTTTCAGATCTTTATGCTAAGCTATTTTACCTTTAGATTCTTATTAGACTTTATTAAACCAAGAATTGAAATTATAGGAAACCTTGGGACAATTCAATTTGTATGTATTTGTGTAATTATTTACTACATTTATACTATTAAAATATCCAAACCACTTTAA
- a CDS encoding GMP reductase: MRIEYDIKLGFKDVMFRPKRSTLKSRSEVNLEREFIFKHTQKKWSGVPVIGANMDTVGTFEMAVELAKDKIITAIHKHYTPEEWDQFLQSQPESIHQYIALSTGTGKADEEKIRLILEKHPKIEFLCIDVANGYSEHFVQFVKTARANFPDKIIIAGNVVTGEMVEELLLVGADIIKVGIGPGSVCTTRVKTGVGYPQLSAIIECADAAHGLGGHIIADGGCKVPGDVAKAFGGGADFVMLGGMFAGHDESGGEMIEENGKKYRLFYGMSSKTAMDKHSGGVAEYRASEGKTVKVAYKGPVAETVKDILGGVRSTCTYVGASKLKELSKRTTFIRVQEQENQVFNG; this comes from the coding sequence ATGCGTATAGAATATGACATAAAATTAGGGTTTAAGGATGTAATGTTCCGCCCTAAGCGTTCAACCTTGAAATCCCGTTCAGAAGTAAATCTTGAAAGAGAATTTATTTTTAAACATACTCAAAAAAAATGGAGTGGAGTTCCTGTTATTGGTGCTAATATGGATACCGTAGGAACTTTTGAAATGGCTGTAGAACTGGCTAAAGATAAGATCATCACAGCAATACATAAACATTATACTCCTGAAGAATGGGATCAGTTTCTGCAAAGCCAGCCTGAAAGTATTCATCAGTATATTGCTTTAAGTACGGGTACAGGAAAAGCGGATGAAGAAAAAATCAGACTGATTCTGGAAAAGCATCCAAAAATCGAGTTTCTCTGTATAGATGTTGCCAATGGTTATTCTGAGCATTTCGTTCAGTTTGTAAAGACCGCAAGGGCTAATTTCCCTGATAAAATTATTATTGCTGGAAATGTAGTAACCGGTGAAATGGTGGAAGAACTTCTTTTAGTAGGTGCAGATATCATCAAAGTGGGTATCGGGCCCGGTTCAGTATGTACAACCCGTGTAAAAACCGGAGTTGGCTATCCTCAATTATCTGCTATCATCGAATGTGCTGATGCTGCCCATGGTTTAGGAGGCCATATCATTGCAGACGGAGGCTGTAAAGTTCCCGGAGATGTTGCCAAAGCTTTTGGCGGCGGAGCAGACTTTGTAATGCTTGGCGGAATGTTTGCCGGCCACGATGAAAGTGGTGGTGAAATGATTGAAGAAAATGGGAAAAAATATCGTTTATTCTATGGTATGAGTTCAAAAACGGCAATGGATAAGCATTCCGGAGGTGTTGCTGAATACCGTGCTTCAGAAGGAAAAACGGTAAAAGTAGCTTATAAAGGACCCGTTGCTGAAACCGTGAAGGATATTTTAGGAGGAGTACGTTCCACATGTACTTATGTAGGAGCATCCAAACTTAAAGAACTTTCCAAAAGAACAACTTTTATCAGGGTTCAGGAACAGGAAAATCAGGTCTTTAACGGATAA
- the fabG gene encoding 3-oxoacyl-[acyl-carrier-protein] reductase, whose product MKLLEGKVALITGATRGIGKGIAEMYAQQGAKVAFTYAGSVDKAKELEAALSSVTQIKGYQSDASDYDAAQKLVEEVMAEFGQIDILVNNAGITKDNLLLRMSKEDWDKVIKVNLDSVFNLTKAVIKPMMKAKSGSIINMTSVVGVKGNAGQANYAASKAGVIGFTKSVALELGSRNIRCNAIAPGFIETEMTAVLDEKTVQGWRDGVPLKRGGQPEDIANACVFFGSDMSSYVTGQTLNVDGGMLM is encoded by the coding sequence ATGAAATTATTAGAAGGAAAGGTAGCACTAATTACCGGAGCTACAAGAGGAATCGGGAAGGGTATTGCTGAAATGTATGCTCAACAGGGAGCAAAAGTAGCATTTACTTATGCCGGTTCTGTAGACAAAGCTAAAGAATTAGAAGCAGCTTTAAGTTCTGTAACCCAGATTAAAGGGTATCAGTCTGACGCATCAGATTATGATGCCGCTCAAAAATTGGTAGAGGAAGTAATGGCGGAGTTTGGACAGATTGATATTTTGGTAAACAATGCAGGGATTACAAAAGATAACTTGCTATTGAGAATGTCAAAAGAAGATTGGGATAAAGTAATCAAAGTAAACCTGGACTCTGTATTTAACCTTACAAAAGCGGTAATTAAGCCGATGATGAAGGCAAAATCCGGATCTATTATCAATATGACTTCTGTAGTTGGAGTAAAAGGGAATGCAGGACAAGCGAATTATGCAGCTTCGAAGGCAGGTGTAATCGGGTTTACAAAATCAGTGGCACTAGAATTAGGTTCTAGAAATATCAGATGTAATGCCATTGCACCAGGATTTATTGAAACAGAAATGACAGCAGTGCTGGATGAGAAAACAGTTCAGGGATGGAGAGACGGAGTTCCTTTGAAAAGAGGAGGACAGCCGGAAGATATCGCTAATGCTTGTGTATTCTTCGGAAGTGATATGTCATCATACGTTACAGGTCAGACGTTAAACGTAGACGGTGGAATGTTGATGTAA
- a CDS encoding WG repeat-containing protein, producing the protein MKKLIFVLCSTVCMGQTNQYTKVLLSKKTGKEVSAYSEGFGIVYDPVSKKQGIVDSKGNITFESSYRGGISHIFKNRFILYSEEGNRRKSAIIDEKGNELVPLEDQDFNTPWWSKERIIATKQGKEAVYDYNGKLIIPDSDKIRFAGKDAFFVSKDKRWFLYDFNGKQLSDREFKDDYSFENGKALIINEENQSEIIGKNGQTLHKFSKNVVDMNAYPYLITQNKATGKYGLIDAEDNLIADEIYSDITPEYFGKREYIYLRKSNKTSVFYKKDQKLYPSSFKYLYPLCNNLFRGSSDKSDQSGIVDLQGNTIVPQEYDFIKSFTISGKDLIYLKKENEEKLLDKDLQNILNAGDQIVGFYPDNIIIRRSDLYYRFSVTNKSAAELKGVKQIKNQDVGYFTILNEYSKPLVCMNNSNLYGILDAKGTEIVPFAYEDIIAFENFENEIVVKKEGKYGVLNFQNEPLTEIIYDKYIWMKEVLKLSKDKRTDLIYFTRFRNVGAEL; encoded by the coding sequence TTGAAAAAACTAATTTTTGTATTGTGTTCTACAGTTTGTATGGGACAAACGAACCAATACACTAAAGTTCTTCTTTCCAAAAAGACAGGGAAGGAGGTAAGTGCATATTCTGAAGGTTTCGGAATTGTCTATGATCCTGTTTCCAAAAAACAAGGTATTGTAGATTCCAAAGGAAATATAACCTTTGAATCATCTTACAGAGGTGGTATTTCCCACATTTTTAAAAACAGGTTTATTCTTTATTCTGAAGAAGGAAACAGAAGAAAATCGGCAATTATTGATGAAAAAGGGAATGAACTGGTTCCGCTTGAAGATCAGGATTTCAATACACCCTGGTGGAGTAAGGAAAGAATTATTGCTACCAAACAAGGAAAAGAAGCTGTCTACGATTATAATGGAAAGCTTATTATTCCAGACTCAGACAAAATCCGGTTTGCCGGAAAAGATGCTTTTTTTGTTTCAAAAGATAAAAGATGGTTCCTCTATGACTTTAATGGAAAGCAGCTTAGTGACAGGGAATTTAAGGATGATTATAGCTTTGAAAATGGAAAAGCGCTGATCATTAACGAAGAAAATCAAAGCGAAATTATTGGTAAAAACGGTCAAACTTTGCACAAGTTTTCAAAGAATGTGGTAGATATGAATGCTTATCCTTACCTGATTACTCAAAACAAAGCTACCGGAAAATATGGACTGATTGATGCTGAAGATAACCTCATAGCGGATGAAATTTACAGTGATATCACTCCGGAATATTTTGGTAAGAGAGAATATATTTATCTTAGAAAAAGCAACAAAACGAGTGTTTTTTATAAGAAGGATCAGAAGCTTTATCCCAGTAGTTTTAAGTATTTGTACCCGCTGTGTAACAACCTTTTTAGGGGTTCAAGCGACAAGTCGGATCAATCAGGTATTGTAGACTTGCAGGGCAATACTATTGTTCCTCAGGAATATGACTTTATTAAAAGTTTTACAATCTCAGGAAAAGATCTTATTTATCTAAAAAAAGAAAATGAAGAAAAACTCTTAGATAAAGATTTGCAAAATATTTTAAATGCAGGAGATCAGATTGTTGGCTTCTATCCTGACAATATAATCATCAGAAGAAGTGATCTGTATTACCGATTTTCGGTGACCAATAAGTCAGCAGCTGAACTTAAGGGAGTGAAACAGATAAAGAACCAGGATGTTGGATACTTTACTATTCTGAATGAGTATTCAAAGCCGCTTGTTTGTATGAACAATAGTAATCTTTATGGTATTCTGGACGCTAAGGGTACGGAAATTGTTCCATTTGCCTATGAAGATATTATCGCTTTTGAAAACTTTGAAAATGAAATCGTTGTAAAGAAAGAAGGTAAATACGGAGTTCTGAACTTTCAGAATGAACCTTTAACGGAGATCATTTATGATAAATATATCTGGATGAAAGAAGTCCTAAAATTAAGCAAAGATAAAAGAACAGACTTAATTTATTTCACCAGATTTAGAAATGTAGGTGCAGAATTATAG
- the rsmI gene encoding 16S rRNA (cytidine(1402)-2'-O)-methyltransferase translates to MSGILYFVPTPVGNLEDMTFRAVNVLKEVDYILCEDTRTSGILLKHFEISKPLKSYHLHNEHQATEKVITDLKNGQNIAIITDAGTPGISDPGYLLAKAGADNNIEMICLPGATALIPALVVSGLPNNEFLFAGFLPQKKGRQTKLKQLAEEKKTIVLYESPHKINTTLEQIKEFFGENTKASLSREISKKFEETKRGTINELIEFSKSKTLKGEIVLIVNNSI, encoded by the coding sequence TTGAGCGGAATCCTATATTTTGTTCCCACACCCGTTGGGAACCTGGAAGATATGACCTTCAGAGCAGTGAATGTTCTGAAAGAAGTAGATTATATTTTATGTGAAGATACCAGAACTTCCGGAATACTTTTAAAACACTTTGAAATATCCAAGCCTTTAAAATCGTATCATTTACATAATGAACATCAGGCAACGGAGAAAGTAATAACAGACCTTAAAAACGGTCAGAATATCGCAATTATTACTGATGCAGGAACTCCAGGAATTTCAGACCCTGGATATTTATTGGCAAAGGCAGGAGCAGATAACAATATTGAAATGATCTGTCTTCCTGGTGCAACAGCTTTAATTCCCGCTTTGGTAGTTTCAGGACTTCCGAATAACGAATTTTTATTTGCAGGATTTTTACCACAAAAGAAAGGAAGGCAAACCAAGCTGAAACAGCTTGCTGAGGAAAAGAAAACCATTGTATTGTACGAAAGTCCACATAAGATCAATACGACACTGGAACAGATTAAAGAGTTCTTTGGTGAAAACACCAAGGCCAGTTTAAGCCGTGAAATCTCTAAGAAATTTGAAGAAACTAAACGCGGAACAATCAATGAATTAATTGAATTTTCCAAGAGTAAGACTCTAAAAGGAGAGATTGTTCTTATTGTCAATAATTCTATTTGA
- a CDS encoding thymidine kinase, giving the protein MFLENTINHSKQSGWMEVICGSMFSGKTEELIRRLRRAEMAGQNVEIFKPKLDIRYSEEDVVSHNQNKIRSTAVENPNEILLLASNCDVVAIDEAQFFDESIVDVANQLANSGIRVVIAGLDMDFLGRPFGPMPNLMATAEYVTKVHAICKRTGNLANYSMRTSQGDNLVELGETESYEAVSRRVFIDEVLSKRK; this is encoded by the coding sequence ATGTTTTTAGAAAATACAATTAATCATTCCAAACAAAGTGGTTGGATGGAAGTGATTTGTGGCTCTATGTTTTCGGGTAAAACCGAGGAGTTGATCCGAAGATTACGTAGAGCAGAAATGGCAGGACAGAATGTGGAAATTTTTAAACCGAAACTGGATATCCGGTATTCTGAAGAGGACGTTGTTTCTCATAATCAGAATAAAATCCGCAGTACCGCAGTAGAAAATCCTAATGAGATTCTTCTGTTGGCTTCCAATTGTGATGTAGTAGCCATTGACGAAGCTCAGTTTTTTGATGAAAGCATTGTGGATGTTGCCAATCAGCTTGCTAACAGCGGTATAAGAGTTGTTATTGCAGGATTAGATATGGATTTTCTGGGACGTCCTTTCGGACCTATGCCCAATTTGATGGCTACCGCAGAATATGTCACAAAAGTGCATGCTATTTGCAAGAGAACAGGAAATCTTGCCAATTACTCTATGAGAACTTCTCAAGGAGACAATCTGGTAGAGCTGGGTGAGACAGAAAGCTATGAAGCCGTAAGCCGCCGTGTTTTTATTGATGAAGTGCTTTCAAAAAGGAAGTAA
- a CDS encoding Mur ligase family protein: MDFLQQLAKYHFENSHLRSIGITGSNGKTILKEWLYQCLWNEFPTVKSPKSFNSQIGLPLSLLQINDSHELGIFEVGISHPNEMEKLENIFHPQIGLLTHIGNAHAANFSSEEELIDEKIKLFKDSEIIIYNGDHSLVDQKIKKLYADKKLISYGFKKENQVFIKKIRRMKTSLLSILAKKSVFRLTKETNRR, encoded by the coding sequence GTGGATTTTCTGCAGCAATTAGCCAAATATCATTTTGAAAATTCTCATTTACGATCTATTGGAATCACAGGAAGTAATGGTAAAACCATTTTAAAGGAATGGTTATATCAATGTCTGTGGAATGAATTCCCGACTGTAAAAAGTCCGAAGAGTTTTAATTCTCAGATTGGACTACCTCTTTCTCTTCTTCAAATTAACGATTCTCACGAACTGGGAATTTTTGAAGTTGGAATTTCTCATCCGAATGAAATGGAAAAACTGGAAAATATTTTCCATCCTCAAATCGGATTACTAACACATATCGGAAATGCTCATGCTGCCAACTTTTCTTCCGAAGAAGAGCTGATTGATGAAAAGATTAAACTTTTTAAAGATTCTGAGATCATCATTTATAATGGAGACCATTCTCTGGTAGATCAAAAAATTAAAAAATTATACGCTGATAAAAAATTAATCTCTTACGGGTTTAAAAAAGAAAATCAGGTCTTCATCAAAAAAATACGAAGGATGAAAACGTCATTGTTGAGTATTTTGGCGAAGAAATCAGTTTTCCGGCTCACCAAAGAGACGAATCGACGTTAA